The genomic DNA CGCCGGGCTGCAGCCTGACTATCGATTGTCGCTTCGTGATCGTTTTGAGAATCTGTTCTTCACTCATCCCGAGCAGCGGCGCCAAGCTGTGCGCAGTAGCCTTCGGGTCCTTGATCTGCACCGGAATCGCCATGACCGTTGGCGTAGTTATATTATAGGCGAGCGTAACCCCGTTGCGATCGCTGATTTCCCCCCGTTTAGCCGAGAAAGGGATGTTGCGCCGCCAGGAGTCCTCCGCTTTAGCCGACAGCTCCGCTCCTTGCCCTAGCTGTACGTAAGCGAGCCTGATAACCAGGGCCGCAAATAGCATAACCAGCAGCAGCAGCAGAAGCAGCAGTCTTCGCCTGATGGTAATCTTGGATACTTTCATAGTTTGCCCCCCCTGTTCGTTCCTCACAAGACATGATCGTACTGCTATCATGACTATTCAGGACAAACAGGGGTTAGAACAAGCTATGGGGATGGCTCGCCAGATTCCCCTGAATCAGTCTCGTTCTTATCATCACCGTCCTCGTTTTGAGCGGAAGCGTCCTCTCCCGCGGCCTCCTGGTCACCCTCCTTGCTAAGAGGCTCCAGCACAAGCGTAACCTGCCTTTGGCCTTGAACTTCCGTTACCTGCTGATCAACGACAAACCCTTCGCCTACGGTTCTTACGGCTACCTGGAGCACAGACAACAGCTCCAACGCATCGCGCAAAGATTGCCCCTTCACATTAGGGATGTTCAAATGCTGGCCTTCTTCCGTGAGAATGTACATATGCTGGCCAGGCTTCATATGAGTCCCGGCCTTCGGAAATTGGGAGACCACCTTGCTTCCGTTACCCAGCGTCGCATAGGAAATCCCCTTCCCTGCAAGTAAATCCTTGGCTTCCTGCACACCCAAGCCGCTAAGCTCCGGCGCCTTTGCGCCAGTTGCGGTCGCAGAAGAGTTCGCTGCCTTATCGATCTGCTTCGGCACTCCCATATATTGCAGAACCTGGTTCAGTATTTTTTTGACGATCGGCCCTGCAGCCGTACCGCCGCCAAGCTCGGAATTGCTAGGTTCGTCGATCAAGACGAGGATAGCAATCTTGGGATCATCTACAGGGGCGTAACCCACGAAGGAAACGACCTGTTTCGTATAATCATACCCGCCCTTAGCCGCCTTAACCGCGGTTCCCGTCTTACCTGCGATACGATACCCGTCTATATAAGCATGCCGGCCGGTACCAATCTTTAGATCAGAGACCACCTGCTCTAGATATCCGCTAACTTCCTTCGCCTTCTCCGGTGATATGACTTGGCGGATGACCTTCGGCTGAGTTGTCACGGTCTCCCCCGTATGAGGATCCGTAATGGATTTGACAATATGCGGTTCCATCAATTTGCCGCCATTAGCTACCGCAGCTACCGCGACAAGCTGCTGGACTGGCGTTACGAGCAGCTGGCCGTGTCCGTAAGACATGGCGGCATAGTCTGCCTGGTATACAGGACTAACTAGCCCCTTCGCTTCTCCGGGAAGCTCGATGCCTGTCTTTTGGCCGAAGCCGAAATTGTCGACGTACTCTTTTAGCAAATCAGGACCCAGCTTCTCATAGCCAAGTTTGACAAAAGCAACGTTACTGGAGCGCTTGACTCCTTCCAAATACGAGATCGCTCCCCATCCCGACCGTTTGACGTCGTGAATTGTCTGGCCGGGTACGCGAATACTGCCGGACATGAAGCTCTCGTTCGGATTGAACATACCTTCCTGCACCGCTCCAGCCAGCGTTACAATCTTGAACGTCGAACCTGGCTCATAGACTGATTTGATCGCATGGTTGTAGAAATTCTTCTGGTCGACGCCCTTCCAATACTCGTTGGGATTATAAGTTGGCATGTTCGCCATGCCCAGAATCTCCATCGTTTTCGGATCAACTGCTACTACCGTCATGCTGATCGGCTTCAGTTCGGCGAAAGCTTCCCTCATCGCCTCTTCGATATAATACTGGATTGTATAGTCAATCGTCAGCTGTAAATCCTTTCCATTCCTTGCCGGCGTGAAAATTTCGCTAGCCTTGGGGATCTCGATTCCACGGCCGTCGCTCTTATATTCAAGCGAACCGTCCTGGCCTCTCAGCTCCTCATCGTAGTATGCTTCGATGCCCGTGCCCTGTACAGCCTCGCCTTCGCGATTGACATAACCGAGCACATGCGCCGCCAGGCTGTTCTTCGGATAATATCGCTTTTGATCCTTAATGAGAATGATGCCTACATCTTCAAGTTCATGCTCTTTCATCAGGTCATCTCTTAATTTCTCAACCTGTTCCTTTACGTCCTGATCGACCTTCCAGCCCTCCCTGCGCACTTCTCTCTGCCTATAGAACTCGCCGTCTTCGTTCTTGGCATTGACGAGCTCGCGCAATTCATCCTCTTTCTTG from Paenibacillus woosongensis includes the following:
- a CDS encoding penicillin-binding transpeptidase domain-containing protein, producing the protein MIKRIKLRTLLIGGVITLFFAVLMGKVFWIQVVEADFWQDYAEKVWSKKKTIPASRGKIIDRNGDILAVDAPAYTVAINPKLIHEAGIQEDIVKGLHDILGKKEDELRELVNAKNEDGEFYRQREVRREGWKVDQDVKEQVEKLRDDLMKEHELEDVGIILIKDQKRYYPKNSLAAHVLGYVNREGEAVQGTGIEAYYDEELRGQDGSLEYKSDGRGIEIPKASEIFTPARNGKDLQLTIDYTIQYYIEEAMREAFAELKPISMTVVAVDPKTMEILGMANMPTYNPNEYWKGVDQKNFYNHAIKSVYEPGSTFKIVTLAGAVQEGMFNPNESFMSGSIRVPGQTIHDVKRSGWGAISYLEGVKRSSNVAFVKLGYEKLGPDLLKEYVDNFGFGQKTGIELPGEAKGLVSPVYQADYAAMSYGHGQLLVTPVQQLVAVAAVANGGKLMEPHIVKSITDPHTGETVTTQPKVIRQVISPEKAKEVSGYLEQVVSDLKIGTGRHAYIDGYRIAGKTGTAVKAAKGGYDYTKQVVSFVGYAPVDDPKIAILVLIDEPSNSELGGGTAAGPIVKKILNQVLQYMGVPKQIDKAANSSATATGAKAPELSGLGVQEAKDLLAGKGISYATLGNGSKVVSQFPKAGTHMKPGQHMYILTEEGQHLNIPNVKGQSLRDALELLSVLQVAVRTVGEGFVVDQQVTEVQGQRQVTLVLEPLSKEGDQEAAGEDASAQNEDGDDKNETDSGESGEPSP